One region of Quercus lobata isolate SW786 chromosome 2, ValleyOak3.0 Primary Assembly, whole genome shotgun sequence genomic DNA includes:
- the LOC115975593 gene encoding alpha-1,4 glucan phosphorylase L isozyme, chloroplastic/amyloplastic isoform X4, translated as MAVSQFSAATSTGRSEALLTRSGLLGGGLGSRGSKSKVLLMRTWISRPVTVRRCFSVNSVSSDSNQTLKDPITQEEASTAHSSFTLDAASIASSIKYHAEFTPLFSPERFELPKAFFATAQSVRDALIINWNATYDYYEKLNVKQAYYLSMEFLQGRALLNAIGNLELTGAYAEALRNLGHKLEHVAIQEPDAALGNGGLGRLASCFLDSLATLNYPAWGYGLRYKYGLFKQRITKDGQEEVAEDWLEMGNPWEIVRNDVSYPVKFYGKVASGSDGKRHWIGGEDIKAVACDVPIPGYKTKTTINLRLWSTKALSEDFDLYAFNAGEHTKAYEALANAEKICYILYPGDESMEGKVLRLKQQYTLCSASLQDIIARFERRSGANVRWEEFPEKVAVQMNDTHPTLCIPELMRILIDLKGLSWKEAWNITQRTVAYTNHTVLPEALEKWSLELMQKLLPRHVEIIEMIDEELIHTIVSEYGTEDYELLEKKLKEMRILENVDLPSAFADLFVKLKPKESPVVVPSEELENSEDAVDPVVVPSEELENSEDAVDPVVVPSEELEISEDAVEPIDEEDGSEKTVNQETKMELPEPVPEPPKRVHMANLCVVGGHAVNGVAEIHSEIVKDEVFNAFFKLWPEKFQNKTNGVTPRRWIHFCNPELSKIITDWIGSEDWVLNAEKLAELRKFTDNEDLQTQWRAAKRNNKLKVVSFLKERTGYSVSPDAMFDIQVKRIHEYKRQLLNILGIVYRYKKMKEMSVAERKSKFVPRVCIFGGKAFSTYVQAKRIVKFITDVGATVNHDPEIGDLLKVVFVPDYNVSAAELLIPASELSQHIRV; from the exons AGGCTTCGACTGCTCACAGTTCATTCACACTAGATGCTGCATCCATTGCCTCAAGTATCAAATACCATGCAGAGTTCACTCCATTATTTTCTCCTGAGCGGTTTGAGCTTCCGAAGGCTTTCTTTGCAACTGCACAAAGTGTTCGTGATGCTCTCATTATAAATTGGAATGCAACATAtgattattatgaaaaattgaatgTAAAGCAGGCATATTATTTGTCAATGGAATTTCTACAG GGTAGAGCACTGTTAAACGCAATTGGTAACTTAGAGCTCACTGGTGCTTATGCAGAGGCTTTGAGAAACCTAGGACACAAATTAGAACATGTGGCTATCCAG GAGCCTGATGCTGCACTTGGTAATGGGGGTCTTGGGCGTCTTGCCTCCTGTTTTCTGGACTCGTTGGCAACATTAAATTACCCAGCCTGGGGTTATGGACTTAGATACAAGTATGGTTTGTTTAAGCAGCGAATTACAAAAGATGGGCAGGAGGAAGTTGCTGAAGATTGGCTTGAG ATGGGCAACCCTTGGGAAATTGTGAGAAATGATGTCTCATATCCTGTCAAATTCTATGGCAAGGTTGCTTCTGGATCAGATGGAAAAAGACACTGGATTGGAGGAGAAGATATAAAGGCTGTTGCTTGTGATGTTCCCATTCCAGgatataaaactaaaaccacTATCAATCTGCGACTTTGGTCAACCAAAGCTCTGTCAGAAGATTTTGACTTATATGCTTTTAATGCTGGGGAGCACACCAAAGCATATGAGGCCCTAGCAAATGCTGAGAAG ATTTGTTATATACTCTACCCTGGGGATGAATCAATGGAGGGCAAGGTCCTTCGCTTGAAGCAACAATACACTTTATGTTCAGCTTCTCTCCAAGACATCATTGCACGTTTTGAGAGAAGATCTGGAGCAAATGTAAGATGGGAAGAGTTTCCTGAGAAGGTTGCAGTACAGATGAATGATACACACCCAACTCTCTGCATCCCAGAGCTGATGAGAATTTTGATAGATTTGAAGGGTTTAAGCTGGAAGGAGGCCTGGAATATCACTCAAAG AACTGTAGCCTATACAAATCATACTGTTCTTCCTGAGGCATTGGAGAAATGGAGTTTAGAACTTATGCAGAAACTGCTTCCTCGACATGTTGAGATTATAGAAATGATTGATGAGGAG CTTATTCACACCATAGTATCGGAGTATGGTACAGAAGATTATGAATTGTTGGAGAAAAAATTGAAGGAGATGAGAATATTAGAAAATGTTGATTTGCCTTCAGCCTTTGCAGATTTATTTGTTAAACTTAAACCCAAGGAAAGCCCTGTTGTTGTTCCCAGTGAGGAACTTGAAAATTCGGAAGACGCAGTTGACCCTGTTGTTGTTCCCAGTGAGGAACTTGAAAATTCGGAAGACGCAGTTGACCCTGTTGTTGTTCCCAGTGAGGAACTTGAAATTTCGGAAGACGCAGTTGAACCTattgatgaagaagatggaTCTGAAAAGACAGTCAATCAGGAAACAAAAATGGAGTTGCCAGAACCAGTACCAGAACCCCCAAAGAGGGTTCATATGGCTAATCTCTGTGTAGTGGGTGGTCATGCAGTAAATGGTGTTGCTGAGATACATAGTGAAATAGTAAAGGATGAAGTATTTAATGCATTTTTTAAG TTGTGGCCTgagaaatttcaaaataaaacaaatgggGTGACACCAAGAAGGTGGATCCACTTCTGCAATCCAGAATTAAGTAAAATTATAACTGACTGGATTGGCTCTGAAGACTGGGTCTTGAATGCTGAAAAACTGGCAGAGTTACGAAAG TTTACAGATAATGAAGATCTCCAAACCCAGTGGAGGGCAGCAAAAAGGAACAATAAGTTGAAAGTTGTATCATTCCTCAAAGAGAGAACAGGATATTCTGTCAGCCCTGATGCAATGTTTGATATCCAG GTGAAGCGCATCCATGAATACAAGAGACAACTCTTGAATATCTTGGGGATTGTTTACCGCTACAAGAAGATGAAAGAAATGAGTGTAGCTGAAAGGAAATCAAAGTTTGTTCCACGAGTTTGTATATTTGGCGGCAAAGCATTTTCTACATATGTGCAAGCCAAGAGAATTGTGAAATTTATCACCGATGTTGGAGCTACAGTCAACCATGATCCTGAAATAGGTGATTTACTGAAG gTTGTTTTTGTCCCTGATTACAATGTCAGTGCTGCTGAGTTGCTTATTCCTGCAAGTGAGCTATCACAGCATATAAG